GGATGTGTGCCGGTTAGAGCAAGCTGCTCTTCGGTGAGTTGCAGATGCGCGAGGGTCGCCAGATTCTGCTGGCGCAATGATGCAAACGCCTCGAGCAACTCGGCCAGAGTTTTGCCTTTGCTAGCTTCGAATTGGGCAAAACGATCGAACGGATCGAAAGGCCGGCTTTCGCCCTGTTCAAGTATGATTTTGACGCGCGGTATCCAGTCGGTTTTTTCACCATGAATCAAGTGGCCGAGGACATCGAACGGGCTCCAGGTGTCGCCGCCTTCGTTGCCGTTGAGCCAGGGCTCCGGTAAGTCGTGCAACAGCGTTTTTAATGTTGCAGGCGTGCGCGAGAGAATTGCTTGCGCGTGAGTTAGTGTGAAAAGCATGGCGTTTTATCGCAATAAAATGAGCTTCATGGTTTGCGTTACCTCACCGGATTGGAAACGGCAGAAATAGACGCCGCTGGGCGCTTCTGCCGCATGCCA
This genomic interval from Cytophagia bacterium CHB2 contains the following:
- a CDS encoding DinB family protein, which encodes MLFTLTHAQAILSRTPATLKTLLHDLPEPWLNGNEGGDTWSPFDVLGHLIHGEKTDWIPRVKIILEQGESRPFDPFDRFAQFEASKGKTLAELLEAFASLRQQNLATLAHLQLTEEQLALTGTHPAFGRVTLAQLLATWVVHDLDHIGQIARVLAKQYTTEVGPWIEYLSILRDRR